CTATCAGCATAGTTTAACACTAAGATTTCGTGCAAATACAGAAGAAACTTTATTTCATCCGTGAATGTAACACGAGAAACTTTACGGCACAGCCAAAATGAGCATACACATGACATTTGGCGACGACATGATATATGCTTGTACTTTTGAGTAATAGTTTCAATCTGTTGCCATCAATGACTAAATACATGAAGCAATATTCCCGGAACAACATGATTATAATGATAAACGCATGACATCTATATTGATGCATTGATCTTCAAACACCTTAGATGACCTCTGACCGAAAAGATGTGGTAAACTGCATCCAAGTTCACCATATGTGGTAGATAACATCTTTTCATGCCTCTTTATTTTCTTCTTATTACAATACCAACCAACAACAAGGTCGGTCTTAAGCTTTATTCTGAGAATAGCTTGGCTCAAACCTCTTACTTTCCAGCAGCTTGTAGAAATCTAGCAATCAGGTCTATCATATAGCAAAAGTTTACCTCGTCCCCTGTCCAGCTGCAGTGTAAAAAAGAACATAAGAGTAGGAATGATATACATTGGCGTGCGGTCCATAACTGACAATAAAGAACACGTCACCTCTCGTGATGTTTTCCCTTTTCTTTCTCATGCCTTGTGGAGGGAACGGACACGGTCTTGTATTAACTTCCTCTCTGAAACAGATATTCCCTCGAAAGCACGCTCCGGCAGGGTCTCAAAAGCTTCTTTATTTGGATCACTCTTAGCTAGATCATAGGTTGCAGAGCGGATAGCTTTCTTACTCGGTCCACACGGTCTTATGGAGGTTAGCTTGTCATAAGCCGTATTTAGCTGCAAACAGATGGATAGTAATAGTATAGCTTCATCATGGTTTATATGTAAAGCACGCATGTGGAAACATGACTTGATAATGATTTCTAGTACTATATTACGATTTAGATGAAATGAGCTTACGTCCATATTCTCGAACCAGAACATGTAAGAAATTGCAACCGCAGGCGCTCTACCAAGTCCAGCAGTGCAATGGATGTAAACTCGCCCTTTTCCTTGTGATATAGCCCATTCTAGTGCGGAAACTGCTTTCGGTAACTGTTTCCTCAGCGAATCTGGATCGAAGTCTACTGCCTGCAAACGAGAAATTGTAAATATCCTTAGTTTTCCTTCTAAACAGAACACCCTTAGCTTGCAGTTTGCTTATGATTTGCAGCTCGGCTTCTTCAAGATTACTTGTTTGTTAACCTTCTCTTTTTGTGTTACTTCTAGAGATATCACCACAAAATTCTACTTCTACAGACTAAAGATCCTTATGATCAATGTTTAGCTTAATAACATTATCTAGTCAAAACAAAGGAAACACCAGATATTGTAACGTACAAATCACTTGAAATATGAAGAGAATGCAGAGTGGCAGTAACTGTATTTTATGTTATCAGAATTAAGAAAGAAGCACAAAACATGAACTCACTCAGTTGATAAATAAGAAACTCACTGGTCTTCTCATATGCTgaatgccaagttctttgcacCTAGTGACAACAGCTTCAAAATCAATGCCCCAGTATTCGATATCCTTGTCCTGCTGTAGACAAAGAATATAGGCTACATTTTCCTCATTTTTCAAGTGATCAATATC
This window of the Triticum aestivum cultivar Chinese Spring chromosome 5D, IWGSC CS RefSeq v2.1, whole genome shotgun sequence genome carries:
- the LOC123120366 gene encoding phosphoglucan phosphatase LSF2, chloroplastic, whose amino-acid sequence is MAATANASCLPASPRLPASGAGVRNRGRLPMAAVGCTAGRGGVHLRSARPLLCTSSSAAAGARGSGKMEDYNTAMKRMMRNPYEYHHDLGMNYAVISDSLIVGSQPQKPDDIDHLKNEENVAYILCLQQDKDIEYWGIDFEAVVTRCKELGIQHMRRPAVDFDPDSLRKQLPKAVSALEWAISQGKGRVYIHCTAGLGRAPAVAISYMFWFENMDLNTAYDKLTSIRPCGPSKKAIRSATYDLAKSDPNKEAFETLPERAFEGISVSERKLIQDRVRSLHKA